The DNA region GAGGCTGGTTCTTGGCAAACTTTTGGATCAAAAGAATAGATCCTCCATCTACACTAAATGAAGCCGCGGAGAGCGGTGCTAAATCAGTTATATCCAGTTTTttaccaagaagaaataaacgATTTAACGATCGTTCCAAAAATGGTACTGTAAGAACCAGCTCTTCAAAAACGTCAGTTGCAAGTCTTCCTAGTAGATGTGTTCGTTATGACTGATGAGAAACTTGCGAGGCAGGCGAAAATCGGCACTATGTGGTGGAAGATGCAGAGTGACGTATCGCGTGCagatcaaaattttcaatgcAATTTTAGCGGTTAGCAAGGTAGAGTAGGTAGGATGAcggtatatatatatacatagGCGTATATACACTTATGGTATATATACGAAATATGGCAGGTAGTGCGGAAATAATCTTTGGAGTGTTCCTATTGTTGTATTAGCACACAGTATTGGGAATCACTATCTTCGTCTGGAGTATAAGAGAAGATAAGGGTAAATTATACTTTGGGGTCCGAGGAATACCTTTTGTAAGATTCATCAAGGTCGCAGAGGTCAATTAGTGGGAGTGGCCGAATTTTGGTCGGTGACACATTACCTTTGCGCGAACTCGTAACTTacattttattatcaaGACACGTGATATTATTCTGAATGTGATGTGTCattttattgaaagtgCAGCACAGTGTCATCATTTTGAGTATGAGATTTAAAGGAGCACACAACAATCTACGTTTCAATAATATGATGAGTTATACAGTAGTTATATTTGTCTCTGCAACGTATTCCGTAGACTATAATAGGATCATGGATGGTGAGACGTTTATAAGTGAGTGCCGCCTTTAAGctcattttccaagaagagaaataaCACATGATATGGCGTGAAATAGGCAGAAAAATGCTAATCAAATTCAAGTAATTCTTAGCGCAATTTCGACACTACAGATGACTGTTAAAAACACAGAAACTCGAAGTGTAGCGAATGTATCAATCTATTTAACAAGGTTACGCCTTTGTAAACAAATCACACAATTGGTACCTCGAGAGCGCATTGGCTGCAGAAAAATACCTACTGTTATTGCAATGTGGCGCACCATTTGATGTGATAATTGTGGAACTTTTATCGGTTGTCGAACAGTGTGAGGAATTAGTTATTGGTAGCAACTAAACTGTtgcaaaaatataaatcaGCTATGCCTTGTCGTCTAGAAAAAAACGTAACGGAATATCTATGAAATTTGATGAATAGAACAAATATCTAGAAGTTCTGCCACGGGGCGCCCTCGCCCTATTGTTCTCTATTGCATTTCAAGCCCTCACAGAATAAACGATTGTTCGGTTTTCCGCAGATTATAAAACTCTGAACAATCACTGATGTTTAGGTTGAGATGCATGGCAAGTTCACTTGGCTTCGTTTCTCCATATTTCTTCCGTGGCTTTAAACAATGTTATGAAAGACTTGAAATGCATCTTTTGTGCTTTATAAAGATTATTGAAATTAATAAACTGTTGCATTTTAGTATATAATAATGTTGGTTATTAAGCCTGCTGCAGAGGGCGCTAAGTGTACTTCTTGACAGCAGCAGAAATCTGTTGGATATCTTTTGGAGCTGTTCTACAACAACCCCCGATAATACGAGCACCGCTACCGACGTACTGTTTAACCACTGTGTCCCAACTGTTTAGCTTATCACTATTTGGCAAccatatctttttttcagtgtCGTAAACTTCTCCACTGTTTGGATAAGCAAGCAAGGGCATATTAGGTAAAGCACGATGTAGGGACTCGAGGATACCAGGAGACTGATTGAAACTAACACAGTTGATTCCCAAAAGCAAGAAGTTAGGATTGATCTTGTCGCCCAGGTCTTTGATAACTTTTGCAACTCCTTCCATGGTGGTGCCATCTCTCAAGACACCGTGYTCGTGCACAGAYAACCCAATATAGAAAGGTTTCGATAGGATGCTCTCATCCCAGGACAAAATGGCCTTCAGCTCATGAATGTTAGGAATTGTCTCGAACCCAAGCAAATCTAAGTTCTCgttcttgttgaagttgTCTAATTGGGGCTTAAAGTACTGATAAAAGTCAATGCTTTCCGGATTAGGTCCGTAGTCACCTGTGAAYTCACAACAAACRTGAGCGCCCCATGGACCGATACAGCCAATCAGGTATTTTTCTTCGCCGATGCAGTCACGGGAAAAGTTGACAATTCTAGTCAAAAGATTATCGTAYGCTGCCAAAGTTTTGATSGGGGTGTTTTCAGAGACGGATTTGAAACTGGTTTGGTATGTTATCGTCATCAATATTTCAGCGCCAGCAGCCAAGAAATCGTTGAACATTTCTTTGACGATTTTCCTGTTAGCAGATGACTCGTCAGACCAAAATGATTCACTGATGAATGGGATGGTAGACCATACGGGGTTGGCGACCTTGATACCTCTGTTTTCAAGCTCTGTTCCTTGACCAccatcaagaacaagaactttCTTAGGATCATCCACTAATAGCTGCTTTAAAGGAATACGTGCCATGTTTTCTACTTCTCTTTTGACAAGGTTGTATTTAGACTAATTTCCAATTATGTTGAATAATGGTGTTAAATGGCCTGGTTGAACTAAGCCTTCAGTCTTAAAAAATGTAATCAAGCGCTCAGAAGCAAGTTTTTTTGGTGGCTATTGTTACAGTTAGAAATGACTAATACTTGTTCGAGAATCATCGAAGATAGAAAAGTGCAGgctaaatttttcaactttttcacTCCAGAGTGCCGTACAgtaagcaaaaaaaaaccttgCGTGCATAATCTCGACGCCGTTGCTCGCGCCGCTCAGCGCAGTAAGAAAATGAATACTTTTTGTTCGAAAGATATACAATACAGTTCGTTCATAGAAATTATTAAAAGCTATGTATGCAAGAGGCCTAACACCAAAACCTGTAAATTTTGTAGTAGAATGGTTTTGAAGCGATGGCTTCTTTCTCGGCCTGTTTTTGCTCATTAAAGAGTTCTAGATTCTCAACGGAACACCCCGTGTCAAGATCaatttcacttttcttgatgtaCCAMTGTTTCCAATCRCCTCTGTAAATTCTATGCGAAATRTAGACGACAATCATAATCGGGATACTTAAACAGTACTCGAAAAATCCTTTAGCTGTGCTTGGGYCGCCCACTGGAGCAGCTGAAACATATATTTCACCGGCTATCAGCAGGGCATTTAGCACACATCCTAAAACACCCCCRTACACACCGAGCATAGATTTGTAGGCARTSTCATCTTTGGATCTTCCTTGAGCTTTCAAAGCCATTCTGAATCTAACCTGCGACATGcaaatacaaaaccaagtgaaaaaagatgaaatggAGCACARAGCGAAGAGCCAGGTGAAGACTTCACYTTCCTTGTTAGATGCAACCAGGAAACCTAAAAGACCGAATATACCACTAATCCCGATACCAACCAAAGGCCTCCCCTTTCTGTCCATATAAGcacaaatttttggaagttGACCCAATGCTCCCAAAGCTTGAATTAGCCTCGAAGAAGCATAGACACAAGAGTTACAAACGGAGACCACTGcaacaagaataaaaacgTTCATATAGTTCGAGACCCTTGTACCCATTGCGCCGGTGTTGCTTGAGGCAATAACGAAGGGAGAGGCAGATATATCTTCACTCGTTGAACCCTTGAGTAGCCTGGGATCGTTGTAAGGCACTAGACAGCCAATGACGACGACTGTCGTAATATGAAAGATGGCGATTCTCCAAAACGTACCTTTGGCGGCACGGGATATCGACGAGACAGGTTTACTTATTATAAATACTATTCTAAATTAAAGAttaaatatatttatgtaATCCTTGAACACTGTGCTAGTCAATATTACCGACTCATTACCACCGAATGAAAAGCTGCCAGATCCAGATTTCAGATATTCACATATGCCCGGCAGGTATCAGTAATATACTTCGCATAGTAGGGTGTAAATAATCCCTTCTTGTGCCCTGTCTCTTTTCTAAGCGAAACTTGTAAAAAGATGTTAAAGATGATAATTCTAAGTTCAGAAATATTTAAGGGCTTCATTGAAGTCACTGATTAAGCTCTTTTAACGAAGACTGTTTAATGTTTTTATACCGGATCAACTATGTTCACCGATGAGCGTTACGGTATATATTAGGTTGTAATGCTATATAATTGTAGGTAGAGTTGTAACTTATTTTCTAGGCTCACAGGGACATTccactaaaaaaatagaactAGAGCGTAGCTTAGTTTTATTTAAACATTGTATTGTGTCTTTTCCTTACTGACGACAGCCTCCGGAATACGTATGCATGCCTACATCTTTTGGAAGCTCTTTATTCCAAATTGTTTGTATTCAATCTAGGTTACTGCCCGGAAAAAAACTATGACAATAACAAGGATGCGaatgtttcaaaagacGTATTGTTGAATAATGAGCAGCCTTGTTTCCCCAAAACTCAAAGATATAGTCCAATCGTAACCATATTCCTCTCACATCcatttttatcctttttttaactAGTAAGGCAATTTTCATCAATCTAATGCTCAAACACCACCACAGCCCTCTGCAATAACATCAAATGACAAGCATTATTTTCAAgccatgttttttttggttctAAAACAGTGATTTGAATAGTAAGCGATTTATATTCTTACCTCTTTTATGGTGCAAATAAAAGGAGAAAGGTTTATCCGCTTTGTTGCAATTACAggctaaagaaaaagaagagggTAGATAATCCTCGtgctaaaaaaatagtCTCTGCAGTGTTTACAGGTAATCTAATACATACGGTTTGTTTGATTCGCTTTTGTTGAATTCTTTGCCTTGATTCGGTTCATCATAAGTCAAAATCCTGCTATTATGCCACATACGTTTGTAAATGCAACAGCATATTCCTGCTGAAAAATACATCCCAATACTACTCGGGAACAAAGAAGTTGCTgaagaaataaagatgTGTACTGTTGgccaaaacaaaacaaatcaaaGTTAAGTATGCATGAAACAGATTTAATAAGCACAATTGAAAGCTCAAACAACAATAAATCAAGAACGCTCTTCTAATCATAGAACGAAAACGTGAGCAAACACTAGAAGAGCATTAAATTAGGATATTTAGGCTCTGCTTGTTCGCCAGCTATGAAATGACGCAAATTCTATGTGTGACGTACAACTGAGAGAAGCTAGGCTTtgttttcaacttcatAGTCACTTTGATTTGTGGGTTCACCGAGAAAAGCATTCCGATGCGACGTCAAACACGAAAAGAAAGACTAGGAGTTGTTCTCGTTGTACAGGTGAAACTTCGCACGAAGAGGTACTAGCAACAACGCACTCAGTACGCGGAGTCTAAGAAAGCACCAGGAGCCTTGAGTGTGTGGAAATCAGGATGTACGCTGGAAAAAAGACCTAGAATTTATGCTCGACCGTAAGTGACGTAAATGTTCAAGAATAAATCAGAAATAACAGCCtgttaaaaagaaaaatttcactaGACATGGTTAGTATTACTATCCCCTTAGTATTGAAACCTAATGTTTCTTAACCCCACCAATGTTTTTATCACTGTAACGCTTTCAAAACAGGAGGGATTTCACATCAGAACATTACCTTCTGCGTTATGAATTATCTTTTCTCTTAGAAAGATTCCTTAAAGACGAACGACGTCTAGCACCAGTTAAATCAGTTCCGTTAATTCAACTGCAATTCTTCACTTGTCCCCATTGAAAAGGAGAGAATAGTTTGGTAACTGTACTGacaataatattttaaacaaaaaaatgtcagAAGTTCCAAGAAGAGGGCTTACTTTTTGCCGCCACTGACATTCTAAACGAAACCCTAGTAACTGCTGTGTGTGGGACAGAAGCAATGATCTCAATATTTACCTCTTCGTATCAATTGAACTTGTTAGACGAACGACTAGTGATCAAAATAACGACACGAAAGGTGTGATACAATTAACAATAATATAACCATCATATatctaaaaagaagaactcATAAAGGAGATcattaaaaagaagaaaattggCCCGCATATACGTTTTGTTACATAAactttacaaaagaaaataagataAGACAGAtaacaatgaaaaggagaaaGGTGAACGACGGCATCTGTAACCagaattcttctttttcgtgGCCGTTTCGCTAGAACTACTACTACTCGAAGATGAACTGACACCATCGCTTAGAGATTCAGTGGCATAAATTGATTTGTATTGTGAAAACTCTGAATAGGAGGTCCAACTTACATTGACAAAGTCTCCTGTTCCGATGGGGCTACCGGGCGTATACACCCACGTACTGGAGTATCCGGGAGCAGGTGTGGCACCTGGGACACTATCAGAGATAATCTTAatatcttcctcttcattaTTAAAGCTGGCCTGAGCAAGAGAAACTTCGTGATTTTCTAAATCGTAGACAACGTAAGTGTCCATGAGGAAAGCATCCCCCAACGAAAACATTGAGTCACTGGCcataatattcaaaagacaGTGTTCATGTAGTGGTGTCACAAAATTGGATATGTTTGCAGAAATATTGAATCCTCCAAAATCAATGGACAATAGAGTATTGTTCACTTTCGAACAATCAAAGATGTAGCCTCGGTTATCGGAGCTGTACTTTCCGTCAAAACTTCTGCCTATCGCATCGGCAATTTCAGTGGGTAAAGAAGAATAGCTTGTACCAGAATCAAACACCACTGGGAACTGAACCTCTGAAACAGTTTTGTTGCCAGATTTGCTATCTAATATGGCGACGCTCTGTGCTGTAACAAACATCCCCGAAAACTCAGAGTCGAAGGTATTGAAAGCCTGCAGCATAGGAAGAGTATAAAGCTGTCCTGAGTATTTACTTTTGTCGACGGCGCCAAACAAGATGCTTCCAAAGCGAGCATTAAgttcattcaaaaacaaagaatatgctatttttttgatctttCCTTGGTTTTTTAATGCCATTGGAAAGTTATCGTATACAAAGGGCGTTGTATTTGAAGTCAATTGGAATATATTCGTTTCTTCTACAAAGGGAAGCGATATGCCTAAAACGCCCATAGAATTTACCGTATCATCGGATACCCCAAAAGTGAAATTACTTAGAGTGATGTTACCCAAAGAGACAACATCTGTCCCGTAAGTTCCTGCAAAATACGAATTATCACCGTATGTTGCATTAAAAACCGTCTCGTTAAACTTAAACGTGGAAGAGGTGTTGGGATTGAAGGTACCCCAGTACGAGCAGGGTGTATTATACGTCTTATGTGAAGTAGCTGTGGAGGAAATCTCAGAAGCAGTTGCTGTGAGCTCGTAATTACTAGTCCAAACGTCATTCCCATCGGCCAATGATTCACAGTAAGTGTTATTGGCCTCATTAACACACATATCCGAAGAGCCAGTGTCTAACACAAGATAGGCAGTTTGGGGAGGGGTCCCGATTTCCATCTCGACAACATACCTGTCCGCACTTGCAAACATATTTATCAAGGTAGAATTGAAAGCATCGCTTCTTTTAGAAATACCAGATACATCCTCTAAGTTTATGTTTGGAATATTAGCTAACTTCTGAATCGGAAGTTTGACATAAGAGTTTGAGGAAGAGCCAAAAACAGCCTCGGAATACGTCAAAAACAATGTCAACgatagaaaaggaaagagcTGCatattgataatattgCGTGGCCTCGAGGTGTCTTTATGAGGAAAGGTACAGAACTTAGCATATTTTCAGGccatgaaaagaagaacaacacCGAATAATGTAAAGCTTTGTCCTGAGATTATAACATCGAGGGCCATTTATATACTCCTAACTTCGAAGCGGTTCCGAAAGCAGTTTCGAAAGTTTAAATCCTCAAAGGGTAGTGGCTGCATGAGGTTTTTGCAACAAGTCTGGAAGTCCGGTCATATTCGGCTTTTGTTCGAGACATTTTGCAGTGGTRAGCGACAGGGGCAGTAAATCGAACCCTTAATCCCCTGCACAGTTACCTTTgaacgtttctttttttcgcgGATACTTTCGGAGTTTTTAAAGGGCAATRCTTAATGCCGTTATGCTGCTCTTTACGAACTACAAAGTTTGATTGTGGTCTGTATCTTTATTGTGCCTTCTACGTTGTTATCCACGAGGAAATaaaatccaagaaaaaatgcaaaggAGGGAGACCTTTYttcttttcattataaaCRAGTGGTGCGAAGCATTTTCCACGCGGACTTTATTGTCCATGGACCYTCACGGATGGTGTTTGAMGCTTGTTGCTYACCTTACACACAAAAACTGTAGCCGGCCAATTTCGCAGCCATTACTATCTCGGCAACATCCTCAGCGGTTTAGTTTTTCACGTGTTAATGATTTTCCAGGTAC from Saccharomyces eubayanus strain FM1318 chromosome VII, whole genome shotgun sequence includes:
- a CDS encoding homocysteine S-methyltransferase family protein; the protein is MARIPLKQLLVDDPKKVLVLDGGQGTELENRGIKVANPVWSTIPFISESFWSDESSANRKIVKEMFNDFLAAGAEILMTITYQTSFKSVSENTPIKTLAAYDNLLTRIVNFSRDCIGEEKYLIGCIGPWGAHVCCEFTGDYGPNPESIDFYQYFKPQLDNFNKNENLDLLGFETIPNIHELKAILSWDESILSKPFYIGLSVHEHGVLRDGTTMEGVAKVIKDLGDKINPNFLLLGINCVSFNQSPGILESLHRALPNMPLLAYPNSGEVYDTEKKIWLPNSDKLNSWDTVVKQYVGSGARIIGGCCRTAPKDIQQISAAVKKYT
- a CDS encoding pepsin-like aspartic protease; protein product: MQLFPFLSLTLFLTYSEAVFGSSSNSYVKLPIQKLANIPNINLEDVSGISKRSDAFNSTLINMFASADRYVVEMEIGTPPQTAYLVLDTGSSDMCVNEANNTYCESLADGNDVWTSNYELTATASEISSTATSHKTYNTPCSYWGTFNPNTSSTFKFNETVFNATYGDNSYFAGTYGTDVVSLGNITLSNFTFGVSDDTVNSMGVLGISLPFVEETNIFQLTSNTTPFVYDNFPMALKNQGKIKKIAYSLFLNELNARFGSILFGAVDKSKYSGQLYTLPMLQAFNTFDSEFSGMFVTAQSVAILDSKSGNKTVSEVQFPVVFDSGTSYSSLPTEIADAIGRSFDGKYSSDNRGYIFDCSKVNNTLLSIDFGGFNISANISNFVTPLHEHCLLNIMASDSMFSLGDAFLMDTYVVYDLENHEVSLAQASFNNEEEDIKIISDSVPGATPAPGYSSTWVYTPGSPIGTGDFVNVSWTSYSEFSQYKSIYATESLSDGVSSSSSSSSSSETATKKKNSGYRCRRSPFSFSLLSVLSYFLL